Genomic segment of Arachis hypogaea cultivar Tifrunner chromosome 11, arahy.Tifrunner.gnm2.J5K5, whole genome shotgun sequence:
TGGGTGATTCACTGAATGTCTTCATTAGTAAGTATGGTAATCTGCATGTTGAAGCACGCATAGCGTCTTCCCTGAGTTGCTGAATACATTAACTTTACAGACTTTGCTGGAGAGGATGAAGTCAGTGTACTCAAACATAGAAAGCCTTCCTCCTGATCGAATCGTTCCAACTGTGGGGTTGAATATCGATCGTATTGAAGCTGCAAATAGGAAACTTGGGTTCTGGGACTTGGGAGGTCAGGTATGGGCATATGTTATAAGGATGaatgattaataaaaattgaattgaattttgctTGTTCTGGATCTTGTTTTGGATTGATTAAAATGAATGATggaatttttattgttgttgaaaattttttttgttgaatattCATtcgattaaaaagagaaaaaagaactaaaagaaaaagaagaaagttaGTGTATTTGTTGTTGGCCTGTTGCTGCTGTGATGAGACGATGATTTTATTGTTTACATGAATATTGCTTTGGTGAATGGTGATAATTGAAATTAATTCTTGTATGTTTTATTAATCATGAACTAGTGAATTTTTATTATTGCATTGAGTTCAATTCTTGAATTTTTCCTCTTGTACTTTGGCTATTTCTTATCTTGATGATGATAAGTTTAAAGAACTTCTCCAAGGACCTCCTCCTCCTGCTGTTGATCATGAAGATGGTAATGCAGAAGCTTGTGAAACTCGTGAAGATTTTATGATTGATGAAGAATAGAGTGACGATTAAATACTTGTTTAgactttagttaattagttgttcATTATAGTAGTTTGGTTAGTTTATTTGCTACTTAATTTACTTTAGTTGCGTATAAACTTGTATGTTGTGAATTTGTGTTttaatttgagttgtgaatttgtgTTGAGTACGTGACTTTTGATTTGTTATGGTATATATTAGTTATAGTCCACTGGataatttggtttattttagatttattttattatttgtaaaattaatttctgctataaaaaatttcataatttttatattttacgagTTACGTTTACATTCCGTCTTACGATTCAACGAATTACGATTAaagaaattgttataaaatattgtgcttttgtaactaaaagaatgaaaaatgttacaaaatcaagttatattttgtaactAAATTTTGTGATAGGAAAATTTATATTGTtacgaaaaatatttttaaggttTAAAATTGTTACtacttttgtaacaaattttagtttttgtattaaaaaaatttgttacaaaatattattttgaattgtaacagttccattttttgttacaaaaattttttgtaacgggacatactgaAACGGcccttttttttgttacaaattctttttgtttcaaaattccggttttttgtaacaaatttttttgttacaaatattgctttttcttgtagtgaggcATCCAATTTAAACCGTGAAGTCGTCAAAAATGGCTTCCCAAGTAAGATGGATgaaggtcttcctgagtcattaggaggTATCTCTAAAATGTAGAAGTCTATAGGGAATGtcaaccccttaatgctcaccagaaCGTCCTCCGCGATGCCAACCACCGAGATTATgctcttatctgccaaaacaaaccGTGCTGTCAACCTTTTTAAGGGTGGGAACATTaaggcatcatatacagataatgacATAATACTAATacatgcacctaaatcacacatgcaatcaaaaAATTGTACACCCTCTATAGTACAAGTAACCATGCAGGGACCGGGATCACCACGTTTCTCTGGTAtagcacccattaaagcagaaatagaaCTACCTaggggaatagtttctaaattatgtattttatctttattcgtgcataaatcttttagaaacttagcattcTTAGGTACCTAGCgaatagcatcaaaaaggggatagttacctcaacctttttgaagatctccaccatcttggggtctaGCTCCACTTACTTCTTGGtcctcctagcaaggtgtggaaaaggAATGGGAATGGATTCTCTTGTGACCTCATCTTCCTTAggtgctccattccttggttgagcaACTTCCTCTTCAGCTGCATCTTGTACCTCAtcctcttcttcaacttcttctacctcaacaatgtcttTAACTTGAATGTCTTCTTTTGAACTTGGATCTTTGggactcctctcttgcaatgtagtGCCAGACCTCAAGATGATGGCATTAattccacctttggggttgggtaaaggtcgAGAGGGAAGTGcattagagcttgaaggttgattgttggtGGAAGATGGTGGTTCCATGCGGGATATGAGTGCTTGTAGAGTGGAGTTAAGACCGTTGATGCTAGATTTGAGTGCACTTTGAAGGTCTTTCTGTCCTTGCATAATAGAGTAAAGCATCTCATCATTGGAGGAAGAAAGGGGTATGTAATTTGAGGGGCTTGTGGTTGGTTATTTTGAGGTTCTTGggcttgcctttggtgaggtgctcggtaagttTGGCCTTGGTTCCGCTGTTGGTATGGAGGGTTCTATTGATACCAGTTCTGCTGatagttgttgttattgttccacctctgatttctaccgttgtctctgcctccttggttatagttgtccctctggtgcacgaaattacagtCACACTTTTGAAATTctgcacaattaaccagcaagtgcactgcgtcgtccaagtaataccttacgtgagtaagggtcgatcccatagagattgtcgacttgaagcaagctatggtcatccttgtaaatctcagtcaggcgaattcaaatggttttgaggttttgataattaaaatataattaaaacagaaaataatatagaaatacttatgtaattcattggtgggatttcaaataagtgtatgaagatgttttgttgcttctgaacctctgctttcctactgccttcttccaaccatgcgttacctccttccatggtaagctgtatgatcctctcggatgaaaacaaatccatctgCGCTGTcaccgtagggctaatcatctgtcggtccccgctagcgtcagaataggaccattgtccttttgcgcactgtcatttgcgccccacattcgcaggtttgaagctcgtcacagtcattccttcccagatcctactcggaataccacaaacaaggtttaaacttttcggatcccaggaattctgccaatggttctagcctataccacgaagactctgatctcacggaatggaaggctctgttgtcaggagaggcaaccatgtgtcGTGGACCAGGagactaagagatacacactcaagctattgcagatagaatggaagtgtttgtcaggcacgtgttcataagtgagaataatgatgagtgtcacagatcatcacattcatcaggttgaagtgcgagtgaatatcttagaataagaagaaGGCATGaagtgaatagaagaacaatagtatttgcattaattcatgaagaacagtagagctccacaccttaatttatggggtgtagaaactccaccgttacaaatatataagaacaaggtccaggcatggccgaatgaccagccccctaaatatgatcaagagatcaaaagtgatacaaagatagtctcaaaaatgatctgaagatgaaaatacaatagtaaaaggtcatatttataatgaactagtaacctagggtttacagaaataagtaaatgatgcagaaatccacttccggggcccacttggtatgtgcttgggctgagcattgaagcttttttgtgCATAGgttattcctggagttaaacgtcaattctggtaccagtttgggcgtttaactccaattctggtgccagtttgggcgttttacgccagaaattataggctgactttgaacggcggtttggaccatcaaatctcggccaaagtatggactattatatatttctggaaagcccaggatgtctagtttccaacgcaattgagagcgcgccaattgcgcttttgtagctccagaaaatctacttcgagtgtagggaggtcagaatccaacagcatctgcagtcctttttcagcctctgaatcagatttttgctcaggtccctcaatttcagccagaaaatacctaaaatcacagaaaaatatacaaactcatagtaaagtccagaaatataatttttattcaaaaactaataattatatactaaaaactaactaaatcatactaaaaactacctaaaaataatgctaaaaagcgtataaattatccgctcatcacaacaccaaacttaaattgttgcttgtccccaagcaactaaaaacaaaataggataaaaagaagagaatatacaataaattccgaaaacatatatgaagatcagtcttaattagatgagcggggctattagctttttgcttctgaacagttttggcatctcgctttatcctttgaagttcagaatgattggcatctactcagaattcagatagtgttattgattctcctagttcagtgtgttgattcttgaacacagttactttatgagtcttggccgtgatcctaagcattttgttttccagtgttaccaccagatacataaatgccacagacacataactgggtgaaccttttcagattgtgactcaactttgctagagtccccagttagaggtgtccagagctcttaaacacactctttttgctttggaccacgactttaaccgcttagtctcaagcttttcacttgacaccttcatgccacaagcacatggttagggacagcttggtttagccgcttaggccaagattttattcctttgggccctcctatccattaatgctcaaagccttggatcctttttattttacccttgccttttgttttaaagggctattggctttttctgcttgctttttctttttttcttattttttctttctttttttttttgcatttttttctgcaagcttttcactgttttttcttgcttcaagaatcaattttatgatttttcagattatcaataacatttctcctttttcattattctttcaagagccaacaattttaacattcataaataacaaattcaaaaatatgcactgttcaagcattcattcagaaaaataaaaagtattgccaccacatcaaaataattaaactattttaaaattcgaaattcatgtgcttctttttattttttagaaaacattttttttcatttaagagagataaaggattcataggacattcatagctttaaagcatggacactaaacactaatgatcatgtaatgaagatccAAACATAGATAGCACATAAAGCATAAAACTCAAAAGAACAGAAAGATAAGGACAAGGGAATCAAAGAACGGGTCAaccttagtgatgacggctagttcttcctcttgaagatccaatggaacgcttgagctcctctatgtctcttccttgcctttgttgctcttccctcatggctatttgatcctctctaatttcatggagaataatggagtgctcttggtgctccattttTAGTTtctccatattggaacttaaatctcctaaggaggtgttgatttgctcccaatagttatgtggaggaaaatgcatcccttgaggcatctcagggatttcttgatgagggacttcctcatgctcttgttgaggtccataagtgggctctcttatttgctccatccttttttttagtgatgggcttgtcctcttcaatgaggatgtcttctcctatgacaactccagctaaattgcataggtgatagatgagatgagaaaaggctaacattgccaaagtagaggttttgtcagccactttgtagagttttagagatatgacctcatgaacttctacttcctctccaatcatgatgctatggatcatgatagcccgatctatagtcacttcggatcggttgctagtaggaatgatggagcgttgaataaattccaaccatcctctagccacggatttaaggtcatgccttctcaattgaacttgcttgcctttggagtctcttttccactgagctccttccacacatatgtccatgaggacttagtccaatctttgatcaaagttgacccttctagtgtaggggcgtacatctctTTGCATCAttagcaagttgaatgccaaccttacattttccggactgaaatctaagtatttctcccgaaccattgtaagccaattctttgggttcgggttcacacttgcgggacttgtagccttttgaggatgaaagggacctcagggatcacctttttcttggccacaacttcatagaagtggtcttgatggacctttgagatgaatctctccatctcccatgactggaaggtggaagcttttaccttccctttcctctttctagaagtttctccggccttaggtgccataaatggttatggaaaaacaaaaagcaacacttttaccacaccaaacttagaaggtttgctca
This window contains:
- the LOC140176382 gene encoding uncharacterized protein produces the protein MSSLTLLERMKSVYSNIESLPPDRIVPTVGLNIDRIEAANRKLGFWDLGGQFKELLQGPPPPAVDHEDGNAEACETREDFMIDEE